TCACTAGTGGTCAATACTTCTGCTACTACAATCAGAAACCTACAAAATTCTGATCCTAAAATCTAAAGGTTTTGCAGAATGTGTAAATATAATGTACATATGTTTTATCTTGAAAAATAGTATCTTAATAACCCTGAATTTGTTTAGGTCTGTCAGTCTATAACTCAAAGATATTTAATGGGTAAAGCTGAAAAATAGGTAAAAGCAACAAATTGTCACATTTGATCTTATAACGGAGAACTGTCTAAAACCTTAGTCCCTCCTTCTTCATTATCTACACCCTTCAGGTCCTGGACCAGGCCTCCCAGACACAGACCACCCTAAAGACCACCAGCAGCCGTCTAACACGTGACATACAAAACCACCTGATGTCCATTAAACTTCTCAACCAGTCACTGGAAAGATACCTGGAACGTGTTGAGGGCTGGAAGGACGTGATCGAAGAAActcaggagaaaatgaaaactctGACTGAAGATCAGTACGACATCAAAGCTACAGCATATCAAGTCAACACCACGGTGTCGCTCAGGTGATAAAACAATGCAGGGAAGAGACGGATACTGGATAGTTTGTGAACTTCTTTTATACTGAAACACTGATATTGACTTTTCTCCTTAATATGGAAGTAAAGATAAAGCTGCATTATCGGTTGTGGAAAGTAAGGAATATAGTTAGGAAACTCAGATTTTCCAAACACTTATAACAACAGTTATATTTAACTTCCTCATATTTCAAGAATTAGTTTAAGTCCTAAAATCTGAAGTCAGTCATTTCTGAATCCAGCTCTTTTTTTCAGTGTCTTGTTTTCATATTGGAAACAgttttttgatgaaaatgtttaaacaggTATGCATTGAAGACATTAACACTCCTACAGTATACGTTTCTATTAACCTCGAGCTATGATATTATCATGATTGTTAGATTGTTGAGATTGTTGTACATGTGTCGGGGACCTTTATGTGACCTTGCTTTTTAAAGACTTAATCAGCAGCtgacaggagaaaaaaagccACAGTCTTTGCCAGAACTGCAAACATTTGACAATCCTTGTAATTCCATATGAAGGGAAAGTACAGTAAGAAAAACAATTGGGATTCCCCATTTGGAAAAGGCACAGCTGTAACACATTACGCTTATGTAAACGTACGGTAGAATGTGACCAATGGAGATTATCATCCATCTTTTTTGGAGTTGTTTTGAAATTACACCATACAATTTGATTTCTTTCGCAATGTAATcaaagcttatttttttttagcaaatctTGTTTATGCATAGAAGAGGCATGCAAGTAAAATATTAACATAGATGTTAAAGAACTGGTGGATAAAGTAACTTCTCACACCGATGCTTCTTGAGTGCTTCTTAATTTATAAGTAGAAAGATATagcaaacagataaaaaaaaaaggctaaagtATGTGAACAACTTAAAAGTTGAATCCActtaatttaatgttttctgtgtttgcgTCTGCTCTCCAGCACCATGTGGATTGACgccctgcagagaaaagcagatGAGGAGACTCTGGTCCTCCAGAAGTTAACCAGCGACTGGCAGAACTACAGCCGAGTGCTGACCTCCATCAAGTCGAACACAAGCAGCACCACACAAAACATGCGATTCCTCCAAAACAACATCGTAGCAGATCACCAGAGAATCGCCACGTCCAATGAGGTGTACTATGACCTCACTCAGCAGGTGAGTTCaaacattgtgttcaagtgaaATTTAGATAAACAGATGTCAAATCTATTGAATAAtagatttattttccttttgtcaTCACCAGCCATTTATTAACGACAAGCCTTCATATAAAGATTCTCACATGCTCTTACTACCAGCATGTCAAATACGACATTATAGTCACATAAGAAATGTTAAAGTAAATCCAACatactttattttcttcaggTGATGAACCTGCAGATGCAGCTTGACAATGTGACATCTTTCATGGATGAACATGAGGAAAACATGCATGACCTTCACTACCATTCCAGGTAAGCTTTTCTGTCACGGCACATAACGAGAACAATGTGTTGACTTGCATTTAGTTACTACTATTACAGTgactttttcattcatttatttttttatgctgtAGCAAGGGTAACAGTCCCATTGTTGCACAAAATCTCCTATTCCAGGAAGTCCTGAAATGTGTCACGTTAGATCACATACAACAGACCAAAGCAACTCAAAATAAATAGGGGAACAGGATACACCAGCCATGTCCATTATCCTTTCCaactgaggtcaaaggtcatgtaaAACTCTAGCAGGTTTACATGATCCTACACTGTTTTCCTTCAGGGCAGTTTATAAAAAGATCTTTAAAAGTATTCATAGAAAAGATTAATCTTAcataatagatttttttctgcCCTAACAATggaataaaagaagaagcatTTTAATCAAAGTATGACCAAGTTCAAAAGATTTCCATTAGTAGAGGTAGTCACTGTTGCAGTAGCACTACCATAAACCAACAGTATATGCTGTTATCTAATGAAAATAAGCTTGTATTGCTATGCATTTCCCTGAGGAACACATGTACTATATTTACTGCTATGGTATAGTCAGAGCTGCATGATGGTCATTCAGTGTttagtggttagcgctgtcacCTTCAACTACTGTAGAAGGTatctggtttgaatccccggcCAGTTGGctgcctttctgtgtggagtttgcacgtTCTCATGCATTTACAGTATTCCTTTGCCTTGTACAAGCTGGGATCAGCTGCGACCCCCCAAAACCCAAAATGGAATAAACAATATGGATAATAGATAGATGGATTGTTTAGATTGAAACAAACTAATAATGACCAAAACTGCAATCAAATTCTAATTTTAACCATAAGAGCAATTCTCAAAACACAGTGAACTATGTTGGAACTCAATGTTTAATCTCAGATAGGAGGCGAAACCCCAAACATGACAGATGTCCGCACAACGAATataaacaaactcaaacacatttCCTCAATGTCTTCTTTAGGTACTATGAGAACCGGACAGGTGAGCGTTTCTCAGCTTTGGATGGTCGACTAAACTCGATCGCAATGGAGATTGATACAATTTCCTCTAGCATCAATGCCACTGTCAACCACGTGCAGAGCATGTACAAGTACATCAACATTGAGAGCTCGTCCTGCCAGGGTCGCCtgagcagacacacagaagatcTACAGGTAATCACATAATGGTGGCGTTTCCTCACGGACTAGGATAATTTGGTGGAACCAATGGTGCTTTCACAGGGTTCAGGTTCTTAAttagagatttttttcttttacctccCAAAGAGTCTCTCATTGGAGGTTTTATTTAGCTTAaaggttagcctagcttagtGTGGTGGAAATCTGAAAAAATAGAGATCCTACAATGACAAATTTGTCTCTGAGTATTTTTGGAGAAACTttttcaagacacacacacacaacagggaTAAACACATAGGTCTGCACAGGATACAACCTTAGAGTGTTTATTGTTATTTACAGCACCTTAACCCCTTACAAGTTTGTAAATTTCCATTACATTAAGCTTATTTGTTCAATATGACACATATTACAGTTTGCCAAGAAGATCATTCTGTAATTTATTCTCCAgattttcctcttcctcatgtATCCTTTTAaccccctctctttttttgcagaACCTGAACAACACAGTCTTGTTACTACTCCACTTGGCTGACACACTAAGGCAGCAAAACATGTTGCTGAATGTCCGACTGGATGTGGATGTTAGGAACCTCTCCATGGTGATGGAGGAAATGAAACTCGTAGATGTTCACCATATCCAGCTTATAAAGAACTTTACTATAGTAAAAGGTATATCTTTACAGTATACTTAACATTGATCCATTTTCACTACCAATGTCTTCAAGCTCCTGTGCAAGGTTCTTGCCAAAGCATCTTGGGCAGATTAGGGTCCATACTTTGTAGTCACCTATGCACTAAGTAAATGTGCCACTCTAATACTGAGCAACccatgtgttaaaataaataaaatagtacTTAATTTTATTAACAAACTCATCCTCTCTCAACAGGTGCTCCAGGACCACCAGGGCCCAAGGGGAACCGTGGTGAGACCGGTTCAAAAGGGCCAATGGGATTGACTGGGAGCAAAGGTGACCGAGGCCCAATAGGAAGCCGAGGATCTGCTGGAGAGAAGGGTTCTCTTGGTCCCAAAGGAGTAACGGGTGAAACAGGGCCTGCTGGCAATAGAGGGGCGGTGGGAAGCAAAGGAGCCAAAGGGGCTCAGGGCCTTCCTGGACCACGTGGGGAGAGGGGCCAGAAGGGTGATATGGGCCCCCCTGGCGCAGACGGTGGCCCAGGACCAAGAGGACCAGCAGGGATTCAGGGTCAGGCAGGACAACCTGGAATCATTGGTCCAACAGGACCAAGGGGAAAACCAGGGCCAGTAGGCCCACCAGGACCACCAGGAACCCCTGGACCACCAGGCCTGCCATACCCCCACGACAGAAACATCCAGCAGCGGGCTGTGACGTCTGCTACTGGGTTCAAGAAACAGTAGACTGTTGGACAGAGACATGGACTCTGTGGGAGATTTTTATGGTTATAAAAAGCTTGAGCATTTTTGAGAGAAGGGAATCCGTTCCATTATGACTGGAGACGGTAAAATCCACCTCTCCGGGATTATGCAACACATTCAAGAATTTCTGAACAAATACCAACTATTCAAATTTGAAattaggctttaaaaaaagctttccaTGAAATAAAGGAATGCCTGAAAGGAAAGACTAGGGAGGAAGGTCTACAAAATTGACAACTGAACTGCTGCCACAAGCTGAACCTTTGGTCCGAAGTGAGAGGGATGAGTATCTCCGGCCAAAATATGACTATGCTTAAAcagatttaacattttgtaTGGTGGTATGTCGGAGAAAGCTGCCCTCATTCATTACTTTGGATGAGTGTTTCCTTGGCACTAAAGCCAAAGAATACGCAAGTAGATCAAGCCCTGCACATTTGGGGATGACATGAGTTTTCGTAATGTACCAACTTGTCTTTGATTAAGCAATTAATAGGAATGAATAATACATGAATTAATGACAGTCAGGTCAAGTTGAATGTATAGGGAGCAAAGACTGTGTTTGAGGCTGGTGTCAAGCCACCCAAACCCTATGACCACGATTAATAAAAGGGCTCCTCTTAAGACTTAAGTAGTGGGGATTTCCCTTTCAGGCTACTTGTGGGTTTTTGTTTTCCCATGCACTATTATATgggtaaaaacatttttgctgAGCATTTGTACATATTGACACATCTTGATGGATGGCACTTTACTGGTTCTCTAAGTGTAAAAACCTAATTTAGTTCTTGGTATAGTTTGGAATTTCGGAGCAGGTACTCTGTAAAATTTCTTTCTTCTGCTGAGTGAGACCGTCcttaacaatttatttttggggaAGTTGCAGAATTGTTGTCCTCTGAGTTTCCACTCTTGTGTACCCTTTTTTGAAAATTGTGTACAACATTGATTCCATTGTCTTGAGGTTGgatgaaagggaaaaaaagacagaaaggtaTCTAGGTATAATGTAAATAAGTCTCTTGCTGACTTTTTTACTCGTTTGTgaaacattttgggaaatacgtttatttgttttctttctaagaGATTAATTAGAAAAAtacctctctctgtttctgattagcctagcttagcatgaaTACTTCTGCAGAACGAGACCTCGATCCTGAATTTCCAAAGTTATATAAATTGGAGATATGTTATGTGTCCACTTCTTGTCAGACGCTAGTTTAACCAATCTTAGCGAAGCATCTCCAAGAAGCTTAACAACCTAAAACACGACGTGAGAAACAGTGAGGCTTAATGTTGCTCGGAATATTTATTTACCATTGAATAGAGCTAGCTATTCTCTCAGCATCTTGTTTTATGCTATGCTAAGCTCATATTATGTCCCTACCACATGAACACATGATAGTTGAATACATCTTCTACTAAATCTCTTTGAAAGATAGCAAAAACGGCTATCTAACAAAATAGTGAACTATCCCCTGATATTTTAATGGCTATGGTCATGAATCCCATTAATATCACTCATGTATGTTCGCAAACATGTGAAGTAATACAGTGAAGAACATCATAGTAGCTATTTGCCTTACCCAACATGATTGTTACATTTTGAACCGTGTctactttttaaaagttgtgaAAGCAGAGCAATGACTTTAAAGAGGGTTTGAGTCTTCTTATGACCTAtctataatctttttttttttatcgaaGAAAAAACCTTCTACAAAAAGGGAAACATACTACTTTTGTAAATCTGTTGTAATGAGATGCGACTGGCTTGCATTGAACttcattaaagttgtttttcaatctttctctttttaagtGTACTACTGTACTTCCAAGCAGAGTCCTATTGTTGCCCTGAGAAGGAAAGGGAGTGGATATTAATCCAAAACACATGTCGACCCCTCCCATAAGATTTTGAGGTTTGCTGCCACTAAGTCAAAGTTATGCGATTGTCTAGGTttacaatgtgtttttttaacatgcaaCGTACAGAAAAAGAACCCTATAGATGTACTTTTTACAGCTTTTTGAAGAGGAAATGTTGTCAACAATTACACAAAAAAGGACCAAAGTAGTGATACTGATActgcaaaataacattttatgcATGTAAAGGAAATTATTTCCCCTTTGATAATTCTTTTGTGACTATTTCAATGTGAGTTGTCAGAAAAATTAGGTAGTTATACACACATCAAATACAGTATGTGGAGGGCAgtgcaaaaacatcaaactgacCAAGAAGATAGAGGCCTGCATACTtactcaaatgccacaaaaagttttaattcatcacaatcaaattatcacctgaagaagatcTCTGTTTGAAAGGTTGTGATTGTGatgaattaaaactttttgGCGTTTGAGCGAGTGTGCTGGCCTATCTTCATCCTCAGTTGGATAAATCAACCCTCTGTAAAAGCTGATGTCTGAAATGGGCTCATGTAGGTGTGCTGTGGTAGAAAACAGCTGATTGAACTGCAGCAGGCTGTGGCGACAGCACCAATCTCCTTCTGAATGATCTCTTCACTGTGTTTCCTTCCCTTTCTCAGTGCTGGAACATGACAGGCCTTGTGGGATGTTAGGAACCTGATCTCCAACAAAAACTTCCTTCAAGAATCCACCCAAATCCCTTATTCCTGCAATCCCTATAACCGTTAGTTATGAGTATGGAACATTTGCTCTGAAGCACTTGGCATTTTCACCTCAGAAACCTGAAgcaaaagtgtaaaaaatgcTGTTGTTTCTAATCAGCGAAGCAATAAAATAGGGCTAAGATGAAATCCAGGATTGGTCTTTGCTTTATTAATTTATTCTCACTTTGTAGATCATTCAATCTGTCTCATTGTTTGGACATGTGGGGAGGGTGATGTCATGTGGACCACTATCCCCACATATGGAGCCGTATATCACCCTGACAGTTGCTTTACACCAAATTGTATAACAGATGTCACCACAACCAGCcattaaaaaggaaaactgaGAAAGTAAAAGAGTCAATGGAagaaaaatagaagaaacaagagaagagagggacagacagagtcACAAAATATGACCAATGACTGGAGATTTACAAATCATTACTTGGTCTAAATCACTGTTCTGCATTTAACTACGTTGCAAGGTGAACTAACCTTCAAAATGATCCAAGACTGAATGTTTCACTGgtaaaattctacaattcatttggcagacacttttatccaaagcgaagtacatcagagagtagGTACAAGACgtgcaaggatctagaaaagatgTGCAAACGAACACCtataagtctgatcggacacgcaggtgctgacaggcattgcacagaggcaaagtaCAACATTGACGGCTGTttttgagagttctaatcagtatagaaaccatcttaaaaattgtagttatcaaacaaaaccagtGTCGttactatcatcatcatcatcatcatcatcaataatatcaaaaccattgtcgtcatcatcattaaggttgTACAGTagatgttcatgaaagagctgggtctttagctttttcttaaaggtgcaaagggaccctgcagatcaaatggagtttggaagttcgtttccaccaccagggggcgacagaggagaagagtctagttagtgttttaggaccctgttgtgaggGTTGGATctgacgcctttcattggcagagcgtagttggcgggagggagtgtagacttGTAGAGTTTTAAATTGGATGGAAGTAAAGGTAGTAATTGTTAAACTGTggaagtacaaaataaaaccagaagGTCCTTTCGAAAAATTCAGCTGCATAGGTCATCAGTGGTCATAGTATCAAAAGGGGGAAAGGAGAAAGTCAGGTGAAGAGCAAGAAAGTCTGTATTGAGGTTGATGGATCACACAACCCAAGGCTCAAAGAGTAGTCATTCAGCAGCGGTCCTGATGAACTTGCATGCATAAGTAATACTGGAAAAGGAACAAGGTAACCGATGCCTGTTTGGATTGGCTGGAGTTGCTTTTTAATTTTGGTTTGCCGTGTGAACCACAGGCTTACTTGAAAAGTATATTTGAGAACCATACAACTGCCAAAGGTCACTGAAGGGGGTTTTATGCAGGAgcttaattattgttttctacCTATTATAGCGGCTGAGCATCTGTTATCCTAGACTCAGAAAAACTGCATTGTTGCTATCGTTCTGCTTTGAATTCACTCCATGTGTTCTGAAAAGGTATCATTAACTTTAAAGTAGAGTTATGTGAAGGTGGAACAGCACAATGAAGTTGTTACACCAAAGTTATACAACGtgtacagagagaaacagagcagcTTGTTGCTTTGACAAAGGAAGTGAAGTATAAAGTGTGAGAGGAGGGCATGGAGCTCTATAACTGTGGTCGAAAACACCAAACCATGCCAGCACAAACTATGAGGCCAGATGTTCTTCTTGGAACTTCCGTCAGGTTAGGCTTTCCCAGGTGGAATTAATTTCACCGCTTCATATATGTGTAATTTTTCACCCTGTGGGCTTAGCAAGGGGTTGAAAGCTGTAACTTACATAATTTATCATTAATGACCAGGATGTAACACCTCTCGCACTCTCTCCAAAGGAACACTTCAGGTTCTGGTTGGCTGTGAAGGGAATTGAGTAGCTGTGATGTACTGGAACGGAGTAAATGGTTTGTTGCCTAGCGCGCCCACCAGGATCAGTGCTTTCTGCTGACTCTGTGAAGTGATGTCATCCTTGCACTTGGCTGTGTTTTAATATGTCCTCATACATAAATAGGTAGAATAGGTCCATTGCCAATGActccaaaaacaacatacatgACAGTtcttaaaatgacatttgacTGTTTGAAGCTATAACAATTGTTCAACATGATGAAAAAGTCTCTGTTTGGTAAGATTTAGTCAAAAAGCCACAAGgcaagaaacagaaaagttACAATTTAGTTCTAAAACTCCCCTAGTTATGTAGGTTTGGTGACATAAAGTCATAAGTTACAAATGGTACAACATACTTTACCAATGTTAACTTAAGGATACAATATGtaaattccgccaccagggggcgctcaatcaataacacaataacaaaagatgacgcaGAGGCtagtggggaatcatgggagttgtCTGTGCTACTCCCCCtcatattgtacgtttaaaaggtaatgtaactttttttttaaagatttatttttgggctttttgtgcctttaatgtagatataggacagtggatagagatggaaatcagggagagagagagagtagggaatgacatgggaaaggagccacaggctggacttgaacctgggccacccgcttggaggaccatagcctccataaatggggcg
The Labrus bergylta chromosome 15, fLabBer1.1, whole genome shotgun sequence DNA segment above includes these coding regions:
- the scara3 gene encoding scavenger receptor class A member 3, whose protein sequence is MKDNYGGYENQLFKEEDFTGEEEMPSFRGRSRGGCMRCQQGHSLQLAVKVLYVFVAFLIITVAVLASLVFKKVDNLSEEESVYSKKINSVQQGIEDLSSTSNCSGCLDVTLYSKEISRLKREFEDIQRMILGQEQVLDQASQTQTTLKTTSSRLTRDIQNHLMSIKLLNQSLERYLERVEGWKDVIEETQEKMKTLTEDQYDIKATAYQVNTTVSLSTMWIDALQRKADEETLVLQKLTSDWQNYSRVLTSIKSNTSSTTQNMRFLQNNIVADHQRIATSNEVYYDLTQQVMNLQMQLDNVTSFMDEHEENMHDLHYHSRYYENRTGERFSALDGRLNSIAMEIDTISSSINATVNHVQSMYKYINIESSSCQGRLSRHTEDLQNLNNTVLLLLHLADTLRQQNMLLNVRLDVDVRNLSMVMEEMKLVDVHHIQLIKNFTIVKGAPGPPGPKGNRGETGSKGPMGLTGSKGDRGPIGSRGSAGEKGSLGPKGVTGETGPAGNRGAVGSKGAKGAQGLPGPRGERGQKGDMGPPGADGGPGPRGPAGIQGQAGQPGIIGPTGPRGKPGPVGPPGPPGTPGPPGLPYPHDRNIQQRAVTSATGFKKQ